One Brassica napus cultivar Da-Ae chromosome C4, Da-Ae, whole genome shotgun sequence genomic region harbors:
- the LOC106374023 gene encoding uncharacterized protein LOC106374023, translating into MAETNDLPRRMFALGHEPVGLRVSPYHKPDALCHTIDSLEEGKIEVLKRSPFGRFLELADKTPYSGHLGRYMLSRQLKEVTATSVIRMLKRKTITDPDARIKYACLAILAYVILPTTHIPKILVEHAEKIRDLDEFFAYPWGRVSFEMLMSSIKEKDEVALTQSTIALQGYVQSLQMVMTKLVPALTELVRQDSPTDAAGNDDGDFAFPPSKNGSCASIIQPDTDFEINKDCLFFSDDEDNDSVEKMVSLIRDGAHFTKKMFIGGATSAGVERMREEAEAEALAKKKRKRKTPCQTIPTPTQAPVDAELIASLVQAKIEIQIDMVEGKVDDLRESFDQLQEVVKKTHFRKLSPTACSSERL; encoded by the exons ATGGCGGAGACCAATGATCTACCCAGAAGAATGTTTGCTCTAGGGCATGAACCCGTCGGCTTGAGAGTGTCACCATACCACAAACCCGATGCACTTTGCCACACAATAGATTCGTTAGAAGAAGGCAAAATCGAGGTTTTAAAAAGATCTCCTTTTGGGAGATTCCTAGAGCTAGCCGACAAGACGCCATACTCTGGCCATCTAGGTCGATACATGCTTTCGAGACAGCTGAAA GAAGTAACTGCAACATCTGTTATCAGGATGCTCAAGCGCAAGACTATCACCGACCCAGATGCACGGATAAAGTATGCCTGCCTGGCTATACTCGCATACGTGATACTGCCTACAACACACATTCCCAAAATATTAGTTGAACACGCCGAAAAAATCAGAGATCTTGATGAGTTCTTCGCGTACCCGTGGGGTCGGGTATCCTTTGAAATGCTCATGAGTAGCATAAAAGAGAAAGACGAGGTAGCTCTGACTCAAAGCACAATTGCCCTGCAAGGCTACGTGCAGTCCCTTCAGATGGTCATGACAAAATTAGTTCCAGCTTTAACAGAGTTAGTTCGTCAAGATTCACCAACGGATGCTGCGGGCAACGATGATGGTGACTTCGCATTCCCCCCGTCCAAGAATG gtTCGTGTGCTTCGATTATCCAGCCAGACACTGACTTCGAGATCAACAAAGACTGCTTGTTTTTTTCCGATGATGAAGACAATGACAGCGTAGAAAAAATGGTGAGCCTCATCAGAGACGGTGCCCACTTTACAAAGAAGATGTTCATAGGGGGAGCTACCTCTGCTGGCGTAGAGCGCATGAGAGAGGAGGCTGAGGCTGAAGCACTAgcgaaaaagaaaaggaagaggAAAACCCCCTGCCAAACGATACCAACACCAACACAAGCGCCCGTTGATGCAGAGCTCATTGCCTCACTTGTACAAGCTAAGATCGAAATCCAAATTGATATGGTCGAAGGCAAGGTCGATGACCTACGGGAATCATTTGATCAGTTGCAAGAGGTCGTGAAAAAAACACATTTCCGAAAACTCAGCCCAACTGCTTGTTCTTCAGAACGACTTTAA
- the LOC106380441 gene encoding F-box protein At1g11270-like — MRKAWMDGLLRDNKTMLKRHGEVLPHDVVELILEKLPVVSLLRSKSVSKTWKATIESPSFKQRQLLITLRKSRGPDILYVTGFGNEEEILEEGNIMVGSCEIRSLKFPTRSDKVCYGACDGLVCLFSNRNPSVVFNPATRWRRSFPHSRVQPRIISKKRVCHTREPQLGLGKDKVRGTYKPVWLFNSSEFGLDNATTCEVFDFTTNAWRYVLPASPYRILEGQKPVYFDGSLYWLTECVETKLLSFDLHTETFQVICNAPFSHVPDPRLLVLCILDNRLCVSLKIYPTTTQVIWSLDGTWKQMCSIDLTKTTFHDLPYFPRPALLPIAIVDETILLLGYSCGSPLVIHDLHTKSYVFDSFPKMLEYPLCYFPSLFSN, encoded by the exons ATGAG gaAAGCTTGGATGGATGGTCTCTTGAGAGACAATAAGACAATGTTGAAAAGACATGGCGAAGTGCTACCACACGATGTCGTTGAGCTGATCCTGGAGAAACTTCCTGTGGTGTCTCTGCTGAGATCCAAGTCTGTATCAAAGACGTGGAAAGCGACAATCGAGTCCCCAAGTTTCAAACAGAGACAACTACTGATCACCCTTAGGAAATCACGAGGTCCAGATATCCTATACGTGACCGGGTTTGGTAATGAAGAAGAAATATTAGAAGAAGGTAATATTATGGTGGGGTCTTGTGAAATTCGCAGCCTCAAGTTCCCTACAAGGAGCGACAAGGTTTGCTATGGTGCTTGTGACGGACTTGTATGTCTTTTCAGCAACCGCAACCCGAGTGTCGTCTTTAATCCCGCCACTAGATGGCGTCGAAGCTTTCCTCATTCGAGGGTTCAACCGCGCATCATCTCTAAAAAAAGAGTCTGCCACACCCGAGAACCTCAGCTAGGATTGGGCAAAGACAAAGTCAGGGGCACATACAAGCCGGTTTGGCTCTTTAACTCATCTGAGTTTGGCCTAGACAATGCCACCACTTGTGAAGTTTTCGACTTTACCACTAATGCTTGGAGGTACGTCCTCCCTGCTTCTCCCTATCGGATTCTTGAAGGCCAGAAGCCTGTGTATTTCGATGGGTCGCTTTATTGGTTAACCGAGTGTGTAGAAACCAAGTTGTTGTCTTTTGATCTTCACACGGAAACTTTTCAAGTCATCTGTAACGCCCCCTTTTCCCATGTGCCTGACCCTCGCTTACTAGTCTTGTGCATCCTCGATAACCGCTTGTGCGTATCCCTCAAAATCTATCCCACCACAACCCAAGTGATATGGTCACTCGACGGCACATGGAAGCAAATGTGTTCGATAGATCTCACCAAAACCACTTTTCATGACCTTCCTTATTTCCCCCGACCAGCACTGTTGCCAATAGCTATTGTAGACGAGACCATATTATTGCTTGGTTATAGCTGTGGTTCACCACTGGTGATACATGATCTCCATACCAAATCCTATGTTTTTGACTCCTTTCCTAAAATGCTTGAATATCCTCTTTGTTATTTTCCTAGTTTGTTCTCAAATTGA